AGGTCAATGGGATAGTAGAGGACATAAAATATCCTGAAAGCTAAAAGAGTAAGGTTAAAGAAAAGTACATAAATCATGAGCCTTTAAAGCCGTGTTCTCTCCCCTCCAGCAGTCTGGCTATGTTGTCCCTGTGCCTGCAAAACACCAGAAAGACTATCACAAAAGACATGAGCAAAACCTTAAAGGGATAGCCCAAGATGAACAAAAGTAGGGGTGCGGATGCGGAGGCTGTAAGAGAGGCTAAGGATACATACCCCTTGAGTTTAAAAACTGCATACCAGATAATGAGGCATACTATACTAGCCAGAGGCGATAAGCCCAGAAGGACGCCAAGGGAAGTGGCTACAGCCTTACCACCTTTGAAGGAATGAAAGATGGGAAATATATGGCCCAATACGCTGGCAATGCCCACAAAAACAATCGTCCAGCTGTCTATTCCAAAGTAAATTCTTG
The DNA window shown above is from Hydrogenobacter thermophilus TK-6 and carries:
- the plsY gene encoding glycerol-3-phosphate 1-O-acyltransferase PlsY — encoded protein: MDSLLLILFAYLLGSVLFGEHIARAKGVDIRSVGSGNVGATNVGRALGIKYAVLVFLLDTLKGLFPVVLARIYFGIDSWTIVFVGIASVLGHIFPIFHSFKGGKAVATSLGVLLGLSPLASIVCLIIWYAVFKLKGYVSLASLTASASAPLLLFILGYPFKVLLMSFVIVFLVFCRHRDNIARLLEGREHGFKGS